The proteins below come from a single Demetria terragena DSM 11295 genomic window:
- a CDS encoding GNAT family N-acetyltransferase, with translation MRPETITDQRALAAASNNDPFVLYDAALQAGETAYRHGSALAMRLVPHFSLRPPRACVIGPDDSDAAQLLDWVAREQPWAPRVAAISVERHREPSLHHHFRVGTGGNWDWLWSDSLPARTPVEDRLIELDDAADAEEITRLNELGNPTAESEPGTDRTERWVGARHESALVGAAALHRSQTGHGVLTGIVTHPEHRGEGLGRAMTANLTRGCVAADGVATLGMYADNSAARALYASLGYRVAHAFASRLVRPL, from the coding sequence GTGCGTCCGGAAACAATCACTGATCAACGCGCGCTCGCCGCAGCAAGCAACAACGACCCGTTCGTCCTCTACGACGCGGCCCTGCAGGCCGGCGAGACGGCGTACCGGCACGGGAGCGCTTTGGCGATGCGCTTGGTTCCACACTTCTCGCTTCGGCCGCCACGCGCGTGCGTCATCGGGCCGGATGACTCCGACGCCGCACAGCTGCTGGATTGGGTGGCCCGCGAGCAACCCTGGGCACCGCGCGTGGCGGCGATCTCGGTGGAGCGACACCGGGAACCGAGCCTGCACCACCACTTCCGGGTCGGGACCGGCGGTAACTGGGACTGGCTGTGGAGCGATTCTCTGCCGGCGCGTACGCCCGTCGAGGACCGGCTCATCGAGTTGGACGATGCTGCCGACGCCGAAGAGATCACCCGGCTCAACGAATTAGGCAACCCGACGGCAGAGTCCGAGCCGGGCACCGATCGTACCGAGCGATGGGTGGGCGCGCGGCACGAGTCCGCCCTGGTCGGCGCAGCCGCTTTGCACCGCAGTCAAACTGGTCATGGTGTCCTGACCGGGATCGTCACGCACCCCGAACACCGCGGCGAGGGACTAGGTCGAGCGATGACAGCGAACCTCACCCGGGGCTGCGTGGCGGCCGACGGCGTCGCCACCCTGGGGATGTACGCCGACAACTCGGCCGCCCGCGCGTTGTATGCCTCACTCGGCTATCGCGTCGCCCACGCTTTCGCGAGCCGACTCGTGCGGCCGCTGTGA
- a CDS encoding HAD family hydrolase — MAELRPEVKAVLWDADGVLQHGTQDWHQRFTELGGPGFARAVFKAEEPSLRGEEPLRKGIAALLTEWKIDLTVEAMLELWTHVRLDQEAFELIAQVRNAGTPCYLATNQQDYRVDFMRNELGYDRHFDGTYYSSEVGAMKPEPAYFEHVLKDLGLEPHHAVFIDDNPPNIDAAKAIGIRAFHHEPTAGVAGLRRILRSACVAGC; from the coding sequence ATGGCTGAACTTCGACCTGAGGTTAAGGCCGTGCTGTGGGATGCCGACGGCGTCCTGCAGCACGGCACGCAGGACTGGCACCAGCGATTCACCGAGCTGGGCGGTCCAGGGTTCGCCCGAGCGGTGTTCAAGGCCGAGGAGCCTTCGCTGCGTGGTGAGGAGCCGCTGCGCAAGGGGATCGCGGCACTTCTGACGGAATGGAAGATCGACCTGACCGTCGAGGCGATGCTGGAACTGTGGACGCACGTCCGGCTCGACCAGGAGGCATTCGAGTTGATCGCCCAGGTGCGCAACGCAGGGACGCCCTGTTATCTGGCGACCAACCAGCAGGACTACCGGGTGGACTTCATGCGCAACGAGCTGGGCTATGACCGTCACTTCGATGGGACCTACTACTCCAGCGAGGTCGGCGCGATGAAACCGGAGCCTGCCTACTTTGAACACGTGCTCAAGGACCTCGGCCTCGAGCCGCACCATGCCGTCTTCATCGACGACAACCCACCGAATATCGATGCGGCCAAGGCGATCGGAATCCGGGCGTTCCATCATGAGCCGACAGCCGGGGTCGCTGGCCTACGTCGGATTCTGCGGTCGGCGTGCGTGGCGGGTTGTTGA
- a CDS encoding replication-associated recombination protein A: MTDDLFSSARRDASSGPNPGDSSHGPLAVRMRPRSLEEVRGQADVLRAGSPLRRLVEGAKGSAGPISAILWGPPGTGKTTLAHLVATASDRAFVEMSAINAGVKDVRSVMDQAARDRDLYGRQTVLFLDEIHRFSKAQQDALLPGVENRLVVLVAATTENPSFSVIAPLLSRSIMVRLTSLTDEDVASLIDAAVSDERGLGGRFALSDEARNHLVRMAGGDARSALTALEAAAGVAEDVAPGESSTQDGIPIGVEQVEQAVAIAAVRYDRAGDQHYDIASALIKSMRGSDVDAALHYLARMLEAGEDARFIARRIVIAASEDVGMADPTALQTAVAAMHAVAQIGMPEARIVLAQAVVHNAIAPKSNASYAAINAAIADVRDGRGGAVPAHLRDAHYAGASTLGHGGGYQYSHDQPGGVGTQQFLPDDLHDTADYYQPTDRGWEERIGPRWAQVRRTIHGGSPQIAEDND, translated from the coding sequence GTGACTGACGACCTGTTCTCATCAGCGCGCCGCGACGCCTCGAGCGGGCCGAATCCAGGGGATTCGAGTCACGGGCCGCTGGCCGTGCGGATGCGCCCACGAAGCCTCGAGGAAGTACGCGGACAAGCGGACGTCCTGCGTGCGGGCAGTCCGTTGCGACGGCTCGTGGAGGGCGCCAAGGGCAGCGCTGGACCCATCTCAGCCATCTTGTGGGGACCACCGGGCACCGGGAAGACGACGTTGGCTCACCTGGTCGCCACCGCATCCGATCGCGCCTTCGTCGAGATGTCGGCCATCAACGCCGGCGTGAAAGACGTCCGTTCTGTCATGGATCAGGCAGCACGGGATAGAGATCTGTATGGGCGCCAAACGGTGCTCTTCCTCGATGAGATCCATCGGTTCTCCAAAGCCCAACAGGATGCGTTGCTTCCTGGTGTCGAGAACCGCCTGGTCGTGCTCGTGGCAGCTACGACGGAAAACCCGTCGTTCAGCGTGATCGCGCCGTTGCTGTCGCGCTCGATCATGGTGCGGCTGACGTCATTGACCGACGAAGACGTGGCGTCCCTGATCGATGCTGCGGTCAGCGATGAGCGTGGCCTCGGAGGACGGTTCGCGCTGAGTGACGAGGCGCGCAACCACCTAGTCCGGATGGCCGGCGGCGATGCGAGGTCTGCGCTGACGGCACTCGAGGCCGCCGCTGGAGTAGCCGAGGACGTGGCGCCGGGTGAGTCCTCAACTCAGGACGGCATCCCGATTGGCGTCGAGCAGGTCGAACAAGCCGTCGCGATCGCGGCGGTGCGCTATGACCGCGCCGGTGACCAGCATTACGACATCGCCAGTGCCTTGATCAAGTCGATGCGGGGCAGCGATGTTGACGCGGCCTTGCATTACCTGGCGCGCATGCTGGAGGCGGGGGAGGACGCCCGATTCATCGCTCGACGGATCGTGATTGCCGCGAGCGAAGATGTCGGGATGGCCGACCCGACCGCGCTGCAAACGGCTGTGGCGGCGATGCACGCAGTGGCCCAGATCGGGATGCCAGAGGCGCGGATAGTCCTCGCGCAGGCGGTCGTACACAACGCGATTGCACCCAAGTCCAACGCGTCGTACGCCGCGATCAACGCCGCGATTGCTGACGTCCGAGATGGCCGTGGGGGCGCGGTGCCCGCCCATCTACGCGACGCCCACTATGCCGGGGCATCGACACTCGGACATGGCGGCGGCTACCAATACAGCCACGACCAGCCCGGTGGTGTCGGAACACAACAGTTCCTTCCGGATGACCTGCACGACACGGCCGACTACTACCAGCCGACCGATCGCGGCTGGGAAGAGCGAATTGGTCCACGCTGGGCGCAAGTCCGCAGGACGATTCACGGCGGTTCACCCCAGATCGCGGAAGATAACGATTGA